A stretch of the Lolium perenne isolate Kyuss_39 chromosome 3, Kyuss_2.0, whole genome shotgun sequence genome encodes the following:
- the LOC127326990 gene encoding cysteine-rich receptor-like protein kinase 6 has protein sequence MASHHRGCGHLVPAATVLLAFILTPLSAGDHLGHFCGNSGNFTASSTYQVNIRLLNATLPKNASSSRNLFATGTIGTLPDIVYALALCRGDTSGANCSECVATAFQDAQQLCPYNRDATVFYDPCALRFSNQNFLSSTDDGGNALILMSTRNASAPAKVFDAAVGALINATADYAAANSSRRFGTGEEEFGNLDKINPKIYGLAQCTPDMAPADCRACLQGIIAMMPNYFSGVSGGRVIRLRCNYRYEQYPFFNGTSLLQLPEPSPDLAPSPAPANMTPLPARGGSKSNAAARILAITLPIVGAILASVVIFLCLWTKKSKPVRKASVSYPTNPEDIESIESLFLDLSTLRAATDNFDERNKLGEGGFGIVYKGILPGDEEVAVKRLSQSSRQGIEELKNELVLVAKLQHKNLVRLVGVCLEEHEKLLVYEYMANKSLDTILFDPDRSCQLDWGTRFRIVNGIARGLQYLHEDSLLKIIHRDLKASNVLLDSEFIPKISDFGLARLFASDQSQDVTNRVVGTYGYISPEYAMRGAYSIKSDVFSFGVLILEIVTGRRNNVSYDSEQSIDLLSLVWEHWTMGTILEIMDLSMICHSPGDQMLKCMHIGLLCVQENPADRPLMSLVTVMLCSSTVSLQAPSRPAFCTVKSGANDSDTHTEQYRGNSQSTSRSPMSPNEVSITELEPR, from the exons ATGGCCTCGCACCACCGCGGGTGCGGTCACCTCGTCCCCGCTGCGACCGTCCTCCTTGCCTTCATCCTCACGCCACTATCAGCCGGCGATCATCTCGGCCATTTCTGCGGCAACAGTGGCAACTTCACCGCGAGCAGCACTTACCAGGTCAACATCCGGCTCCTCAACGCCACTCTCCCCAAGAACGCCTCCTCCTCACGGAATCTATTCGCGACCGGCACCATCGGCACCCTTCCGGACATCGTCTACGCGCTCGCTCTCTGCCGCGGCGACACGAGCGGCGCCAACTGCAGCGAATGTGTCGCCACCGCCTTCCAGGACGCGCAGCAGCTCTGCCCGTACAACAGGGACGCCACCGTCTTCTACGACCCCTGCGCGCTCCGCTTCTCCAACCAGAACTTCCTATCCTCCACTGACGACGGCGGCAACGCCCTCATCCTCATGAGCACACGGAACGCATCCGCGCCGGCCAAGGTGTTCGACGCCGCGGTGGGCGCCCTCATAAACGCCACCGCCGACTACGCGGCCGCGAACTCATCCAGACGGTTCGGCACAGGAGAGGAGGAATTCGGGAACTTGGACAAGATAAACCCAAAGATCTACGGGCTGGCGCAGTGCACGCCGGACATGGCCCCGGCCGATTGCCGGGCCTGCCTCCAGGGTATCATCGCGATGATGCCAAACTATTTCAGCGGAGTGTCGGGTGGCCGGGTTATAAGATTGCGGTGCAATTACAGGTATGAGCAGTATCCTTTCTTCAACGGGACTTCGCTGCTGCAgctcccggagccatctccagatTTAGCGCCATCACCAGCTCCAGCGAACATGACGCCACTGCCAGCCAGAGGAG GAAGCAAAAGCAATGCAGCTGCTAGAATTTTAGCCATTACACTGCCGATAGTCGGTGCAATACTCGCTTCTGTTGTCATTTTCCTTTGTCTGTGGACGAAAAAGAgcaaaccggtacgaaaggcaTCAGTATCAT ATCCAACCAATCCCGAGGACATAGAGAGTATTGAATCACTCTTTCTAGATCTATCAACTCTGAGAGCCGCGACAGATAACTTTGATGAACGCAATAAACTTGGTGAAGGAGGGTTTGGTATTGTTTATAAG GGAATACTTCCTGGCGATGAAGAAGTAGCAGTTAAAAGGCTATCACAAAGTTCTCGGCAAGGGATAGAGGAGCTGAAAAATGAGCTTGTTTTGGTTGCTAAGCTTCAACACAAGAATTTAGTGAGACTTGTAGGTGTTTGCTTGGAAGAACATGAAAAATTACTTGTGTATGAGTACATGGCCAACAAAAGCCTTGACACCATTCTTTTTG ATCCTGATAGGAGCTGTCAGCTGGACTGGGGAACGAGATTTAGGATAGTTAACGGGATTGCTCGAGGATTACAATATCTCCATGAAGATTCTCTGCTGAAGATAATTCACCGGGACCTCAAAGCGAGCAATGTTCTGTTAGATTCAGAATTTATTCCTAAGATTTCAGATTTTGGCTTAGCAAGGCTCTTTGCAAGTGATCAATCACAAGATGTCACCAACCGTGTGGTCGGAACCTA CGGATACATCTCCCCTGAGTACGCTATGCGTGGGGCTTATTCTATCAAATCCGATGTGTTCAGCTTCGGCGTTTTGATTTTAGAAATCGTTACAGGAAGAAGAAACAATGTCTCATATGACTCCGAGCAGTCTATAGATCTCTTAAGTTTG GTATGGGAGCACTGGACAATGGGAACAATTTTAGAGATCATGGATTTATCCATGATCTGCCATTCTCCTGGAGACCAGATGCTGAAGTGCATGCACATTGGACTTCTATGTGTTCAAGAAAACCCCGCAGATAGACCGTTGATGTCGCTTGTGACTGTCATGCTTTGCAGCAGCACTGTGTCTCTCCAAGCTCCATCCAGGCCAGCTTTCTGCACCGTAAAAAGTGGCGCTAATGACTCAGACACTCACACGGAGCAATACCGAGGAAATTCACAGTCTACAAGCCGGTCACCTATGTCACCGAACGAAGTTTCGATCACTGAACTTGAGCCGAGATAA